A portion of the Luxibacter massiliensis genome contains these proteins:
- the licT gene encoding BglG family transcription antiterminator LicT produces MKIVRVLNTNAVVSADDLGRELIITGAGIGFKKKKGEHLDPSLVDKTYYLENPEDSRRLQAVVREISEEFLDIAARTIETARSKYNLQIRDTLYVTLTDHINSAVERSKAGVSLKNMMKLEIRKFYPMEYAAGLQAIQWIHGQTGISLGDDEAAFIAMHIVSSELESGEDADIEKITELITAILQIMRMHFKIDFDEGSLSYERFLTHLKFFASRVFSNTAYGDSMAEIYHLLVSQNNFAYSGVKKTADFIEKQYGYRLTIDEELYLLIHVKRILDEQ; encoded by the coding sequence TTGAAAATTGTAAGAGTTCTAAATACAAATGCGGTAGTATCTGCAGATGACCTTGGCAGAGAGCTTATCATCACCGGAGCGGGAATAGGCTTTAAGAAAAAGAAAGGGGAACATCTGGATCCCTCTTTGGTGGATAAAACTTACTATCTGGAAAATCCAGAGGACAGCCGGAGGCTGCAGGCCGTTGTCCGTGAAATTTCGGAAGAATTCTTAGACATAGCGGCCCGGACTATAGAGACAGCAAGGTCAAAATATAATCTGCAGATCCGCGATACCCTGTATGTCACCCTCACGGACCATATTAATTCTGCCGTAGAGCGCTCCAAGGCAGGCGTCAGCCTTAAGAATATGATGAAGCTCGAAATACGCAAGTTCTATCCCATGGAATATGCCGCCGGCCTTCAGGCAATCCAGTGGATCCATGGACAGACAGGTATCAGCCTGGGGGATGATGAAGCAGCCTTTATCGCTATGCACATTGTTTCTTCGGAGCTGGAGTCTGGTGAAGATGCAGATATTGAAAAAATAACCGAGTTAATTACTGCCATCCTGCAGATTATGAGGATGCATTTTAAAATTGATTTCGATGAAGGTTCTCTCTCTTACGAAAGATTTCTGACCCACCTGAAGTTTTTTGCCTCCAGAGTTTTTAGCAATACCGCTTACGGGGACAGTATGGCGGAAATCTACCACCTGCTAGTATCACAAAATAACTTTGCATACAGCGGCGTTAAAAAAACAGCGGATTTTATTGAAAAACAATACGGATACAGACTGACCATAGATGAAGAACTTTATCTTCTGATTCACGTAAAAAGAATACTGGATGAACAATAA
- a CDS encoding beta-glucoside-specific PTS transporter subunit IIABC — translation MDYESTAKKILQRIGGRDNVISLVHCMTRLRFTLKDESLADDEAVKKTKGVMGIMKKAGQYQIIIGNDVGMVFAELNKLGNFSSETPAKAAKPKEKQNPFSMLMDTISGIMAPVIPAIIGAAMIKVLLTLLPMIGILSSEGNTYNLLSVMGDGAFFFMPVLIAISASKKFGTNTYYAASIALIMLHPNFISLMDTAHEAGETVKFLGIIPVSYASYSYSVIPIILAVWSLRYVEKLADRITPVVTKNFLKPMVVVLIEAPIALIVLGPLGAICGNVLSDVVYAIHDKLGFIAIGIVAGVYPFVVMAGMHHAFTPIKLGMIATTGYENFICIGELCSNMAQGAASLAVSIRSKNKDFKQIAGSSAFSALFAGITEPALYGVTLRLKRPMLGACIGAAAGGLFGGFFQMKCFGIATPAIVTIVQYVEEGRPSSLLIAALTILLTVVVTFAATLIIGFEDIKDEEEDEGDTSLPSSVNTASPAPLPKDEEIIVSSPAEGKCIPLSHVKDATFAQGILGKGAAVIPSKGIIQSPFDGTVDVMFETGHAVGLTSESGVELLIHVGMDTVNLEGKYFTPRKATGDKVKKGEIILEFDAPEIQKAGYDITTPVIVSNSDKYADVRAIESDSVKMGDTLLRIR, via the coding sequence ATGGATTACGAAAGCACAGCAAAAAAAATCCTGCAGCGCATTGGCGGCAGGGACAATGTAATCAGTCTTGTCCATTGTATGACAAGGCTGAGGTTTACACTAAAGGATGAATCCCTCGCTGACGATGAGGCTGTAAAAAAGACAAAAGGTGTCATGGGCATCATGAAAAAGGCTGGCCAGTACCAGATAATCATTGGAAACGATGTGGGCATGGTCTTTGCGGAGCTCAACAAACTCGGTAATTTTTCCAGTGAAACACCGGCCAAGGCGGCAAAGCCGAAGGAAAAGCAAAACCCATTTTCCATGCTGATGGACACAATTTCTGGTATCATGGCGCCTGTAATTCCGGCAATAATCGGCGCAGCCATGATTAAAGTCCTGCTCACACTACTCCCTATGATCGGTATCCTGAGTTCAGAAGGAAATACCTATAACCTGCTCAGCGTCATGGGTGACGGCGCATTTTTCTTTATGCCTGTCCTAATCGCTATCTCAGCATCGAAAAAATTTGGCACAAATACCTATTATGCTGCAAGTATTGCGCTGATCATGCTCCACCCTAATTTTATCAGCTTAATGGATACAGCACACGAAGCGGGGGAAACTGTGAAATTCTTAGGGATCATCCCTGTATCATATGCCTCCTATTCATATTCAGTAATCCCGATTATACTGGCAGTATGGTCACTGCGCTATGTGGAGAAACTGGCAGACCGCATCACCCCAGTCGTGACGAAAAACTTCCTCAAACCTATGGTCGTTGTATTGATCGAAGCACCGATTGCGCTGATTGTCCTAGGTCCCCTGGGCGCTATCTGCGGAAATGTCCTGTCTGATGTGGTATATGCCATCCATGACAAACTGGGTTTTATTGCCATCGGCATTGTGGCAGGAGTATATCCTTTCGTTGTCATGGCAGGAATGCACCATGCCTTCACTCCAATTAAACTTGGGATGATCGCCACTACTGGGTACGAAAATTTTATATGTATCGGAGAACTCTGCTCCAATATGGCCCAGGGAGCTGCATCACTTGCCGTTTCTATAAGAAGTAAAAATAAAGACTTTAAGCAGATTGCCGGCTCCTCAGCATTTTCCGCCCTTTTCGCGGGCATCACAGAGCCAGCCCTTTACGGCGTTACCCTGCGGCTGAAACGCCCTATGCTGGGAGCCTGCATCGGAGCTGCTGCCGGAGGCCTTTTTGGAGGATTCTTCCAAATGAAATGTTTTGGTATCGCAACTCCTGCCATTGTCACAATTGTACAATATGTAGAAGAAGGGCGTCCCTCCAGCCTGCTGATAGCCGCCCTGACCATCCTGCTCACTGTTGTCGTTACATTTGCCGCCACACTCATCATAGGATTCGAGGATATTAAGGATGAAGAAGAGGACGAAGGCGATACCAGCCTGCCCTCCTCTGTGAATACAGCATCTCCTGCCCCCCTCCCAAAAGATGAAGAAATCATAGTCTCCAGTCCGGCGGAGGGAAAATGCATCCCACTCTCCCATGTAAAGGATGCTACTTTTGCCCAGGGTATTCTGGGAAAGGGAGCCGCCGTTATCCCCTCAAAGGGTATCATCCAATCCCCCTTTGACGGCACTGTCGATGTCATGTTTGAAACGGGCCACGCAGTGGGGCTGACCAGCGAGTCTGGCGTTGAGCTGCTGATACATGTGGGCATGGACACAGTAAATCTGGAAGGAAAATATTTTACTCCCAGGAAAGCCACCGGAGACAAGGTCAAAAAAGGGGAAATCATCCTGGAATTCGATGCCCCGGAAATACAAAAAGCTGGTTATGACATTACCACACCTGTCATTGTATCAAATTCCGATAAATATGCTGATGTACGCGCTATTGAATCAGATTCCGTAAAGATGGGCGACACGCTTCTGCGCATCCGGTAA